From the genome of Rathayibacter sp. VKM Ac-2759, one region includes:
- a CDS encoding DNA-3-methyladenine glycosylase 2 family protein encodes MSLTLPAPVPARATVYAPAVPVSLALTVRTLLRGTGDPTMTIDASGYWRAFRTPLGTGTLQLRQAADGAVHARAWGDGAEWLIDHVPEMLGHGDDWSGLDLSAHRPLAEVLRRSSGLRLTRANLVFEMLAPSILEQKVTSTEAWRAYRALVRLHGEPAPGPMPLHVAPSAEQWRRVPSWDWHRAGVDPKRSRTLLTAALVAPGLERTLSLGRGGPEVALRLQSVPGIGPWTASEVMMRAHGDPDAVSVGDYHLAASIGFALTGRHGVDDDGMLELLEPWRGHRQRVIRLIGTSGAHKPRRGPRMTIQDHRWH; translated from the coding sequence GCGCTCACCGTGCGCACGCTGCTGCGCGGGACGGGGGACCCGACGATGACGATCGACGCCTCCGGGTACTGGCGGGCGTTCCGCACGCCGCTCGGCACCGGCACCCTCCAGCTGCGCCAGGCCGCCGACGGCGCGGTGCACGCGCGCGCGTGGGGCGACGGCGCCGAGTGGCTGATCGACCACGTGCCCGAGATGCTCGGCCACGGCGACGACTGGAGCGGGCTCGACCTCTCGGCGCACCGGCCGCTCGCCGAGGTGCTGCGGCGCAGCAGCGGGCTCCGGCTCACGCGCGCCAACCTCGTCTTCGAGATGCTCGCGCCCTCGATCCTCGAGCAGAAGGTCACCAGCACCGAGGCGTGGCGCGCCTACCGCGCGCTCGTCCGCCTCCACGGGGAGCCGGCACCCGGCCCCATGCCGCTGCACGTCGCTCCCTCCGCCGAGCAGTGGCGGCGGGTGCCCTCGTGGGACTGGCACCGGGCCGGCGTGGATCCGAAGCGCTCGCGCACCCTTTTGACGGCGGCGCTCGTCGCCCCCGGCCTCGAGCGCACCCTGTCGCTCGGCCGCGGCGGCCCCGAGGTGGCGCTCCGGCTGCAGTCCGTGCCCGGGATCGGCCCGTGGACGGCCTCGGAGGTGATGATGCGCGCCCACGGCGACCCCGATGCGGTGAGCGTCGGCGACTACCACCTCGCGGCCTCCATCGGCTTCGCGCTCACCGGGCGCCACGGAGTGGACGACGACGGCATGCTCGAGCTGCTCGAGCCGTGGCGCGGTCACCGTCAGCGCGTCATCCGCCTCATCGGAACGAGCGGCGCGCACAAGCCCCGGCGCGGCCCGCGGATGACCATCCAGGACCACCGGTGGCACTAG